TACCGCTCGCCGTGCTGCCTGTCCAACCCGGGTAGTGGTACGCCCGCCTGAGACTGCCCGGACGCGGAACGGCATGCGGGGTGACCGTGCCCGTGATCATCCTGCGGACCTCGGTCAGCTTCACGCGGACCACTCCCGCCTCGTAGGCCTGCAGGACATCACCGTCCGCCGTGAACGGGTAGCCGTCCAACCGCGTGTAGACCAGTGGCGCCCAGCCCTTCGTCGCGATGGTGTCGCCCAGCATCGCGAGTTCTGAGCGGACGTGGCTGCGGGTCAGTTCGGTGGCCCGCATCAGCAGGCCGCGGGCCTGGCCCGCTTCAGCACCCGGGTCCCACGATTCCGGATGGAGCGGGAGTCGCTATGACGGAGCGGTGATCACCGTCAAAACCGGGAGTTCCCTGCGGCCACAGGCGCAGTCAGAGGTGTCCCCCGATTCGCGTACAGGCAGGTTCAAAGACGGATTCTGACCGCCTGTCCAGGCGGCCAGGCCCAGAAGCCGAAGCACTAGCCGCGCCAGCGGTAGCGGCGCTCGGGGCGGCCGGCGGTGCCGTAGCGCAGGGAGATGTCGGCGGCGCCGGTGGTGTGGAAGTACTCCAGATAGCGGCGAGCACTGACACGGGAGATGCCGGTCGCGGCCGCGCACTCGGCCGCGGACAGGGACCCGTCCGTGTCGCGCAGGGCACGCTCGATCAGCCCGGCCGTCTCCACGCTCAGCCCCTTGGGCAGCGCGCCGCCCGAGGCGGGGGCGAACGCTCCGGCCAGCACCCGGTCGACGTCGGCCTGGCCACGGACAACCGTGGTGAGCCGCCGCCCGCGCTGGACGGCGTACCGCTCCAGACGGGGTTTGAGGTCCTCGAAGTCGAAGGGCTTGAGCAGGTAGTCGACCACGCCGTGACGTACGGCACCGCGCACCGCCTCGGCCTCGCGGGCGGCGCTGATCACCATCACGTCGCAGTCGTGGCCGCCGCTGCGCAGCCGTGGGATGACGTCCAGACCGAAGATGTCCGGCAGATACAGGTCGAGCAGGACCAGGTCGGGACGCAGCTCCTCGACCGCTCCGATGGCCTGTTCACCGGTGCTGGCGGTGCCCACGACATGGAAGGGCTCGACGCGTTCGACGAACGTCCGGTGCACCCGGGCCACCATGAAGTCGTCGTCGACGACAAGCACCTCGATACCGTTGCTGCCGGTGCCGCTGCCTGCGGGCGGGGTCATCGGGACGCTCCTTTCGCCACCGCGTCGGCGGGATGGCTCACGGACAGGCGGGCGGTGAACTGCGCGCCCTCAGAGGTGTTGGTCACGGCGATCTCGCCGCCGCGACGCTCGCAGACGAGCCGGGTGAGCGCGAGGCCGATGCCGCGCCCGCCCTCCTTGGCCGCCTTGGTGGTGAAGCCGTGAACGAAGACCTCGTGGGCGAGTTCGGGGGCGACGCCGGGGCCGGAGTCGCGTACGACGATCTCCACGCTGGCGGCGTCCTGTCGCAGCCCGGCCTCCACCCATGCCTCGGCGTCGGCGGATTCGCCTGCCGTGGCGGCGTCGATGGCGTTGTCGACGAGGTTGCCGAGCACGGTCGCCACGTCGGCGGCGTCCTCGGGGACGAGCCGGTCGAGCGCGGTGTCGTCCGAGATGTGCAGGGTGACTCTGCGCTCGGCCGCCTGGGATGCCTTCGCCATCAGCAGGGCGGCGACGGCCGTGTCGCGAACGCGGCGGCCGACGGTCATGTCCAGGGAGTTGCGTCGCTGGTTCAAGGCCCTGATGTAGCCGACCACTTCCTCTTGCTCGCCGATCTGTATCAGCCCGGAGATGGTGTGCAGCTGGTTGGCGAACTCGTGCGCCTGCGCGCGCAGCAACTCGGACGTACTGCGGAAGGAACCCATCTCGCGCTCCAGACGGGCCAGTTCGGTACGGTCGCGCAACGTAGTGACCGAGCCGAGCAGACGGTCGTCCTTGGTAACCGTCATACGGTTCATCACGAGTACGGTCCCATGGCGAATGACGACTTCGTCGTGCGATGCCGTACCGTCCTCACGGGTTCCGGTCAGGACGTCCAGCAGCCGCCCCCCGATACCGAGTTCGTCGAGGCCACGGCCCACGCAGTCCTCGGGCAGGTCCAGCAGACGCCGGCCGATGTCGTTGACGAGGGTGACGCGGTGCTGGGGGTCCAAGGCGACGACACCCTCCGCAATGCCGTAGAGCATCGCCTCCCGGTGTTCGGCGAGGCCGGTGATCTCGCGCGGCTCCAGGCCGAGGGTCTGGCGTTTGACGCGCCGGGCCAGCAGCCATGACCCGGCGACACCGAGCGCGCTGGCGATGCCGAGGTAGGCGAGCAGATACGAGGACGCCCCGGACAGCCGCTGCCACACGGTCGGCGAGGCCTCGCCGATCATGACCGTGCCCAGGATGCGGCCGAGGGTGCCGCCAGATGCGCCGAGGACGGGCACCTGAGCCACCAGCTCATGGCTGCCGTCCCAGGTCAGCGAACCGGACCAGCCGCGGCCCGCGGCCACCCCGCGGCCGAGCGGCAGCCGGTCGCCGATCACGGTGGGGTTCGTCGAGCTGACGATCCGGCCGAGGGCGTCGGCCACCGTGACGGACGTGACCGAGGACTGGACCAGCGTGGAGTGCACGAGCGGCGCCAGAGTCTCCGCGGGAGCGGGCCGCACCAGGCGGCTGCGCACCAGGGGGTGGGCGGCCAGCTGCTCGGCGAGCGCGCTCACCCGACGGCCCTCGACCCGATTGAAGGTGGCCTCGGACTGCGCGAGGGAGACCCCGGCGACCGCCAGCAGCACCACCACGACGATGGCGAGCTGGAGGACCAGCATCTGGCCCGCGAGGGTGTGGCGGCGGAACGTGGTGACCACAACGAACTCAATTTCTACTGCTGACACAAGCTGGGCGACCAGTCCGCCCAGGCCGCACAATCATGGCGTCCGTCCCACGGCAAACGAAAGAGAGGTGCCATGAGCGGTCGACCCCGCAGCCTGTTCGGCACCCTCTGCGTCCTGCTGACACTCACCGTCAACGCCTGCGGCGTGTGGCCCGGCGCTGCGAGCGGCCCCGTCGATGGCCTGCGCATCCTGGTGCCCAACACAGCGGGTGGCGGCTACGACACCACCGCCCGCACCGTGGCCCGGGTCCTTGAGGAGACGTCGACCGCCTCCGACGTGCAGGTCTTCAACCTGCCCGGTGCAGGCGGCGCGGTCGGCCTGGAGCGCATCGTGGACGAGCGGGGCAACGGCAGGCTCGCCCTGCAGATGGGCCTCGGTGTCGTCGGCGCGACACACCTCCTCCACGGCCCGGCCACCGTCGAGCAGACCACACCCCTCGCCCGCCTGATCGACGAGCCCGGAGCGATCGTGGTCCGGGGGGACTCGCCGTACCGCACGATCGACGACCTGATCGCCGCTTGGCGAAAGCACCCCGCCCGGCTGCGCGTCGGCGGCGGCTCCTCCCCCGGCGGTCCGGACCACCTCCTGCCGATGGAGCTGGCGCAAACCATCGGCATCACCCCGAAGAGCGTTGAATACGTCGCCTACGGCGGTGGGGGCGGCGACCTGCTCCCCGCCTTGCTGGACGGCAAGGTCGACTTCGCCACCAGCGGCTACGGCGAGTTCCTCGACCAGATCAACGCCGGGCAGCTCCGGGTCCTGGCGGTCACCAGCGACAAACCGGTGCCCGCGCTAGCCGGAGTGCCCACCCTGAAGTCGGCGGGCGTCCCGCTGGTCTTCGACAACTGGCGCGGGCTCGTCGCCCCGCCCGGCATCCACGCCGCCGACCGGCAGCGCTGGATCGACGCGCTCACCTCGCTGCACGCCTCCCGGCAGTGGAAGGCGGAGCTCGCCCGGCACGGCTGGACCGACGCCTTCGCCACCGGCGACGCCTTCGCGTCCTACCTGGCCCGGCAGGACAAGGCCGTCGCCGACCTGGTCGCCGACCTCGGCCTGGACTGACCCACGCCACACGCCTCCGGGACCGCATACGCCGGCCCCGCGCTTTCCCCTGCCCGCTCCCCTGCTCGTCCGCCCCTTCGGAAGGAACCCGCATGACCGCGCACACCTGGTGGCTGCTGCTCATCCTCACGGTGGCGATCACCGCACTGATCTACTTGATCAACTCCCGGCTGCGGATCCATCCGTTCGTCGCGCTGATCGTCGTCACCGTCGGCACCGGGCTGGCGGCCGGGGAACCCGTCGCGAACCTGACCGAGTCGATCGAAGAGGGCGCCGGCGGCACCCTCGGCGACGTCGGCCTCACCCTCGCGCTGGGCGCCATGCTGGGCCGGCTGCTGTCCGACTCCGGAGCCACGGACGCCATCGCCCACGCGCTCGTCGACCGATCCGGCGCCCGACGGCTGCCCTGGATGGTCACCGCGGCGGCGTTCGTCATCGGCGTCCCGATGTTCTTCGAGGTGGGACTGATCGTCCTGCTGCCCCTGATCTTCGGCGTGGCCCGCAGGCTGGAGGACCAGGGCGGATCGAAGGGATCCCCGTACGTGCTGCTCGGCGTGCCCGCGATCGCCGCGCTGTCCACGCTGCACGGCATGCTGCCGCCCCACCCCGGACCGCTGACCGCCATGACCGGACTCCACGCCGACCTCGGCCTCACCCTCGCCGTCGGCCTCGTCTGCGCAATACCGACCGTCGTCCTGGCGGGCCCTGTCTACGCCCGGTGGATCGCTCCCCGGCTTCCCGAAGTGCGCCCGGATGCCGCACTGATGGCCCAGTTCACGGGCACCGGCCGGGTGGCCGACTCCCGCCCCGACGGGCCGGGCGCGCAGGTGCGCACCAACGCGCCGCCGCGCGCCGGCATCTCCGTCGGTCTGGCCGTGACCTCTGTGCTGATACCCGTCGCGCTGATGCTGCTGCGCACCCTGGCGGAGACGCTGCTCGACGAGTCCAACGGGCTGCGGGCAGCCCTCACCTTTGTCGGCGAACCGCTCGTGGCGATGCTCGCCGGGTTCCTCTTCGCACTCGGCGTGACCCTCGTCGGCGCGTCCCGCCCCGGCGAGGAGACGCGCACCTCGCTGACGGACAGCCTGAAGTCCGTCGCCGCGATCTTGCTCATCATCGGCGGCGGAGGAGCGTTCAAGCAGGTGCTCCAGGACTCCGGCATCGGCGACGCCATCGCCTCGGCCGCCCGGGGCGCACATCTCAACGTGATCGTGCTGGGCTGGCTGGTCGCGCTGCTGCTGTCCCTGACCACCGGCTCGGCGACCGTCGGCATCGTCTCCGCGACCGGGATCGTCGCCCCGCTGATCGGCGACGGCGGCGGCCTGGAGGCGTCGCTGCTCGTCGTCGCCATCGGTGCGGGCTCCCTCGGCCTCAACTATGTGAACCACGCCGGGTTCTGGCTGGTGAAGGAGTCCTTCGGGATGAATCTCGGGCAGGCGGCGAAGACGCAGACCGTCGTGCAGACGTTGGTCAGTGTCCTTGGGCTCCTGATGGCGCTCCTGCTGTCGGTGTTCGTCTGAGGCAGGCGCCCCTGGCGTCCGCTCGACAGCGGGCGCCGGGGCGCCGAAGTCGTCCACCCGGCACGGCGGTCGGGGCGCAGTCGCACTTCCAGGTTGGCCCGGTCGCCGTTCCGGTCGCCCTAGCCTGCAAGATCGAACAGGGCCTGGATGATCCGTAGGCCCTTGACGAACTTTCTACATCAAACGTTTGACGTACGCATTGGCCACTTCTAGCGTCCTTTATGACCCGGTTGCTGAGTCCGACGAGAGACGAATGGAGGTGGCCGGTCATGTCCACCCTGACGAGCCCCGCCGCCGTCCCCATACCGGCGGTCGGTACGGATCGCGGAGGCATTCCCGTTCCGCACCTGAGGCGAGGTGCACTACGCGTCACGTTGCAGGCGTCGGCGCGCCCCGAGTCCGTCGGGTACCTCAGAAGGCGTGCATCGATGATCTTGGCCGGCTGGATGCTCAGCACGGATGAGGCACAGTCGGCCGAACTGGTCATCAGCGAGCTCCTCACCAACGCGGTGGAGCACGGACGTGCCGACATGACTCTCGCTGTCGCCCGAACCGCATCTGATCTCGAGATCACGGTCATCGACCACGGCCATGCCACGAAATCCGCCACGATCAACGATCCCGACGAACATGGCCGCGGTCTCGCCATCGTCGCGGCCCTCACGCACAACCTGTCCATCGACAGGACAGCCGATGGATGGCACACCCTGGCCCGCATCGTCCTCGGGTCACCGATGCCCGCCCCCGCGGCGTGAGATGCCGTCGCAGGGGACAGAACGGACTTCGCCGCAGGTCACCTGCATCGGGCCTCGTGTCCCGCGTGGAGAAGCCGCTCGACGGAGAGTCGCGAACCACCGCCGACACAGCGGCCAGGGCCGTGCTCGGGCAGTTCGGTTGAGGCTCATGGCCTCCTCCTGCGCATGCGCGCTCCGCACGCTTCTTGATCTGTTCTCGTCGGAGCCGCAGGCGGCTGTTCCTCGGGCGTTCCCCGTCGGCGGCAGCCGGCCAGGCAACACGCAGGGCCGGTAGGGCGAAGCGTGCCCCGGCCCACCCGAAGGGCCTTGTCTTCCTCGATGACGCCTTCGCACTCATGAGCCGAATCGGCGGTGACTTCGCACCCGGCCGGCAACACCGCGGCGATCGACCGGAGCATCGCGGCTAATGCCTCCACGTCACTGCCGCCCAAGGCGGAGCCGGTGAGGACATCGACCGCACGATCCGCGTTGTGACCTGAAGCTTTCCGCACCGACCGCTGCGCGTGGGAGGCACGCCGAGCCGGCCGCAGCCAGGTACGAGGTGCCTCCCGGCTGATGGCCGGCCCTTGCTGTACAGCGCGATACGTCGGTTGAACTCCGCGGGCAGGATGCCGGCGAAATTCCGGCTCCCAGGGCGCTAGGAGGCGGTGCCCGCCACGGCGTTCGGCAGTGAGGGGCGGCCGGACGAGAGGTCGGAGCGGGCCGTTTTGCCGTGGTGGATCGGCGTTTCCGTTCCGGTCAGTGAACGGCCGGTTCCGCCTCTGCGTGACGCGATGATCTCCGCGGCGATGGACAGCGCGGTCTCCTCGGGCGTACGGCCCCCGAGGTCGAGTCCGATGGGTGACCTCAGGCGGCCCAACTCTGCCTCGCTCAGACCTGTTTCACGCAGCCTGCGCTCCCGGTCGGCGTGGGTGCGCCGTGAACCCATCGCGCCCACGAAGGCGACGGGGAGCCGCAGCGCGACCTCCAGCAGGGGAACATCGAACTTGGCATCGTGAGTGAGGACACACAGGACAGTCCGCGCGTCGGTCCGGGTACCCCGCAGATATCTGTGCGGCCAGTCCACGACGACCTCGTCCGCCTCAGGGAAGCGCGCCTGTGTGGTGAACACCGGCCGGGCGTCGCACACCGTGACGTGGTAGCCCAGGAACTTCCCGGCCCGGACCAGCGCCGCGGCGAAGTCGACCGCACCGAACACGATCATCCGCGGCGGCGGTGTGCCGGCCTCGACGAGCACCGTGAGCCCCGCGGGGCAGGAGGAGCCGTCCGGCGACAGCTCGACCGTGCCCGTGCGGCCCGCGTCGAGGGCGGCACGGGCGTGCTCCGCGGCCGTGCGGTCAAGGTCCTCGTGGATCCCGAGGCTGCCTTCCGTGGAGCCGTCGCCGTGGACGAGGAGAGTGGTGCCGAGGTGCTCGGGCGGACCTTCGACCACTCGGACCAGGGCCACCGGCTCACCCCTCTCCATGTCGTCCAGCGCGGCCTGCAACCGTGCTCTGGCCGGCGCGTTCGCGGGCAGCGGTGTGACCATCACGTCGAGGACGCCACCGCAGGTCAGGCCCACGGCAAAGGCATCCTCGTCGCTGTAGCCGAAACGCTCCACGACACTTCGGCCGCTCTCCAGCACCTGAGCGCACAGGTCGTAGACCGCGCCCTCCACGCAGCCGCCGGAGACCGATCCGATGACGGTGCCCGCACGGTCGACGGCGAGGGCGGCACCGGGGCCGCGTGGAGCGCTGCCGCCGACGGACACGACGGTGGCGACGGCGATGTCACGGCCGTCGCGGAGCCAGTCCTTCAGTTCCGGGAGCAGGTCAAGCATCGTTGCCTGCCGCCGTGAGGACGCGGTCCGGGCGGATGGGCAGGCGGCGATGCCGTATGCCGGTGGCGTGCCAGACCGCGTTGGCGATGGCGGCCGCGGCGCCGACGATGCCCACCTCGCCGATGCCTTTGATGCCGACGGGGTCGTCGGGGTCGGTGTCGTCCACCCAGTCCGCTTCGATGCGCGGGACGTCGGCGTGCGTGGCCACGTGATAGCCGGCGAGGTCAGCACCGACCGGGCCGCCGAAGGCCGGATCGCGTACGGCCTCCTCGTGCAGGGCCATGGAGATGCCCCAGATCATGCCGCCGGTGAACTGGCTCCGTGCGGTGAGCGGGTTGACGATGCGGCCGGCGGCGAACATGCCGAGCATGCGTCGCACGCGTACCTCACCTGTGGCCGGGTCCACCGCGACTTCGGCGAACTGGGCTCCGTAGGAGTGCCGTTCCATGCGCGCGAGTGCGGCGATCTGGGCCGTGGTGTCCGAGCGGACGGTGATTCCCTCGGGTGGGATCGCCATGCCGGGCACGAGTCGCTCGCGCAGGTCGCGGGCGGCCGCGATGACGGCCATGGACCAGGAGCGGGTGCCCATCGAACCGCCCGCGATCATCGCGAAGCCGAACTCGCTGTCGCCGATCAGCACGCTCACTTGCTCTGGTGTGACGTCGAGGGCGTCGGCTGCGACGAGGGTGAGCGCGGTCCGTGCGCCGGTGCCGATGTCGGCCGCCGCGATCCGCACGGTGAAGCGGCCGTCGGGCTCGGCGGTGATGGCGGCGGTGGAGGGGGCGGCGCCCGCCGGGAAGGACGCGGCGGCGGTCCCGGTGCCCAGCAGCCATCGGCCCTCGCGCCGCACACCCGGCCTGGGATCGCGCTCGGCCCAGCCGAAGCGGCGGGCGCCCTCCTCGAAGCAGGCGCGCAGGTTGCGGTTGGCGAAGGGCAGGCCGGAGACAGGGCCCTGGACCGGTTCGTTGCGCAGGCGGAGTTCGATCGGGTCGATCCCGCACTTCTCGGCGAGTTCGTCGAGCGCGGACTCCAGGGCGAAAGACCCCGGAGCCTCCCCCGGCGCACGCATAAAGGTGGGGCTGGGCACGTCGAGGCGTACGACGCGGTTCTCGGTGTGGTGGGCGTCGGCGTCGTACATCACCCGCGCCACGCCGGCACTCGCCTCGACGAACTCGTACACCGTGGCGGTACGGCTCACTGACCGGTGATCAAGGGCACGCAGCCGTCCATCGGCGTGGGCGCCGAGCCTGATCCGCTGGACGGTGGGGCTGCGGTGCCCGGCCAGCGCGAACATCTGAGGCCGGGTCAGGGCCACGCGCACAGGGCGCTGGAGGACCGTCGCCGCCATAACGGCCGCCACCTGGTGAGCGCGTACGCCCTTGCTGCCGAAGCCACCGCCGACATGCTCCGAACGCACCCGCACCGACGCGGGATCCAGCGAGAACAGGTTCGCCAGCTCGCTGACCACCCAGGAGGTGCCCTGATTGGAGTCGACCACCTCCAGCCGGCCGTCCTCCCAGCGGGCGGTCGCCGCATGGGGCTCCATCGGATGGTGGTGCTCCTCCGGCGTCGTGTACTCCTCGTCCACGACGACCGCCGAGGCGGCCAGTTCGGCCTGCAGATCCCCCTTGTCGGTCACGCCGGGCATGTGACCGTCCACCGGGTGGGATTCCGGGTGGTCTCCTGTGAACTCGATGTCGTGCGGCAGCGTTTCGTACTCGACGGCCAGAGCCTCGGCCGCTTCCCGTGCCTGCTCGGGCGTCTCCGCGACGACCAGGGCCACGGGCCAGCCGAGGTGGGGCACGGTGTCGCCCTGGAAGACTGCGCAGGTGGGATCGGGCCTGGTGCCCAGCATGCCGACGAAGTCGGTTTTCAGGCGTGGCGCACTGCGGTGGTCCAGAACGGCCAGGACACCGGGCATCTCAAGGACGGGAGCGCTGGCTATGTCACGGATGCGGCCGCGCGCGACCGTGGACAACACCAGCCAGCCGTAGGCAAGTTCGGTGAAAGGGATATCGCCCGCGTAGCGTGCCGCGCCGGTTACTTTGTCCCGGCCCTCCACTCTCACGTGACCGGTGCCCACCGCGCGCGCGGCTGCCTTTTCGACGGTGGTGGTCATCGCGCGACCGCCTCGGTGAGCTCACTCAGCACGGCCACGGTCAAGTTATGCATCAGGTTCACCTTGTATCCGTTGTGCGGCAGCGGCCGGGCCGCGGCCAGTTCCGCCTCTGCGGAGGCCGCGAACGTCTCCGCGGTCGCAGGTGCCCCGATCAGAACCCGCTCGGCGGTACGGGCGCGCCAGGGCCGGGACGCCACCGCGCCGAACGCGAGGCGTGCGTCGCGTACGACTCCGTCGCCGACGTCGAGGGCGGCTGCGACGGAACCGATCGCGAAGGCGTAGGAGGCGCGCTCGCGCACCTTGCGGTACTGGGAGTGGGCCGCGACCGCGACAGGCGGCAGTGAGATACCAGTGATCAGGGCACCTGCCGGCAGGGCCGTCTCCCGGTGCGGGGTGTCGGCGACGGGGAGATAGAGCTGTTCGAGTCGCACTTCGCCCTGCCCGTGGGCGGTTTCGTAGTGCACGACTGCGTCAAGGGCGGTCAGAGCGACGGCCATGTCCGAGGGGTGCACAGCCACACATCTCCCGGACGCACCGAGGATGGCGTGGTTGTGGTGCTCGCCGCTGAGGGCGGGGCAGCCGCTGCCCGGGTCGCGTTTGTTGCACGGCTTGGTGGTATCCGTGAAGTAGGCGCAGCGGGTGCGCTGAAGGAGATTGCCGCCGACCGTGGCCATGTTGCGCAGCTGACCGGATGCACCGGCGAGCACCGCCTGGGCCAGCATCGGGTAACGGCTGCGCACTTCGGGATGGGCGGCAAGGTCGCTGTTGGAGACCGTCGCGCCGACGTGGAGTCCACCGTCCGGGGACGGCTCAATGCGGTCCAGGGGCAGTTCCCGTACGTCGACGAGGCGGGCCGGACGCTCTACGCCGCTCTTCATCAGATCGACCAGGTTGGTGCCGCCGGCAAGGTAGCGGGCGTCCGGATCGTTGTCCAGGAGGGCGACGGCGCCCATCACGTCGGGCGCCCTGCGGTAGTCGAACTCCCTCATGCGGCCGCCCCGCCCTCTACTGGTGCGCCCGCCTTTGTCGCGTCGGCGGTCTCGGCCGCTCGTGCGACGGCCTCGACGATCGAGGTGTAGGCGCTGCAGCGGCACAGATTGCCGCTCATTCGCTCACGGATCTCCTCTGCGGTCAGCGGTGTCGGCCCGGCCGCCGGACGTATGTCGCCGGAAGCGGCGCTCGGCCAACCGGCAGCGTGTTCCGCGAGCATGCCGATCGCCGAACAGATCTGTCCGGGTGTGCAGTAGCCACACTGGTAGCCGTCGAGATCGAGGAACGCCTGCTGCACCGGGTGCAGCCGGTCGCCGTCCGCGACGCCTTCGATGGTGGTGACTTCGCGTCCTTCGGTCGCGACCGCGAGTTGCAGACACGCTACGGTTCTGCGGCCGTCGACCAGGACAGTGCAGGCACCGCACTGGCCCTGGTCGCAGCCCTTCTTGGTGCCGGTCAGATCGAGGCGTTCGCGTAGGGCGTCGAGCAGGGTGGTGCGGTGATCGACGGGCAGAGTGTGTTTCTCACCGTTGATGTGCAGGGTGATGACACTGGTCGTTTGTAAGGTCATGAGCGATTTCCTAGCGGGGTTCTCTTCGTGGCGCACATGGGCCCGAAGTGGGCTGTATCGCTGGTGAAACGGCTGGTGAGTGGGAAGTGCCGGTCGGACTCTCGGGCGGGACGAAACACCCGTCAGTCCGGCAGCGGCGGACTGACGGACAGGCCATGGCAGTCGCTAGAATGGACTCCAACCGGACGATTGTCCGGTACCCGGAAACGTAGCGGACGATTGTCCACTTAGCAAGGGTGCGCTTCTGTCACGTGCCTTAAGGAGCGACAAGTGCAGGACAAAGGAGGCACCCCCCTACGCTCCGACGCGCAGCGCAACCGTGAACGCATTCTGTGTGTCGCTCTCAGTGAACTGACGCAGTCTCCAGACGCACCACTCAGCACCATCGCCAAGAAGGCGGGAGTGGGCCAGGGCACGTTCTACCGCAACTTCCCCAACCGCGAGACCCTGGTCCTGGAAATCTACCGTCACGGGATACAGCAGGTCGCCGACAGTGCGGCCCAACTGCTCCTGGAGCTGCCGCCCCAGCTGGCCCTCCGCACGTGGATGGACCGGCTGGCCGAATTCGCCATGACCAAGGCGGGCCTGGCTGATGCGATCCGCCTCGCCACGAGTGCGCCCGGAAGCCCCTCGAAGCCCTCGCCCACTCCCGTGGCCGAGGCGGCCGAGCTTCTGCTGCGTGCCAACGAGGAAGCAGGCACCATCCGACCCGGGGTCAGTGCCGACGACTTCCTCCTGGCCATCGCGGGCTTGTGGCAGATGACTCCGACCGAAGACTGGCCACCACGCGCCGCCCGCCTTCTCGACCTCGTCATGGACGGGCTGCGTACCGGCGCACCCGGTCAAAGCCCCGAATGACAAGCACGCGCTGGCCCTCAGCCATCTGTCGGCCATGCCCTGGACAGGGCGGCGGACAGCCTTGTGCTGCTACAGCCGAAGATGTGCTGGCCTACCCGTACGCCATGCGCGCGATCGCCCATGAGAACGGCACGTCGGCCTCGATGACCCGTTGCAGCATCTGTCTGAAGCCCGCGTTGCTGGGCAGAGCTCGCGGTCGAGCAAGGCCCGGCCGCAGGGGCGACCGATGTTCGGCGCTGTGCCGGCAGGCGACTGAAGGGCACGCTCACCTCCACGGGTGATGACATCGTCTTCCTCCGTGCGTTCACCCCAGCCCGATGCGGCACCCCTGGTGCTCACGCACAAGTGGCCGAGCTCCGTGATCGAGCCGGTCGAGGTGGCGGACGCCCTGGCGAACCCTACGGCTGCGGACGCACCGGCGTTTCACGTCGTCGCACCGGCCCCTGCCCTGCTTCGGACCGAGCGGCCGGCCAGTGACACCGGGATGGTCCGTGGACCGAACCGCCGGCCCCCGGGCGGTGTTCATGGCAAGGCTCGACCACGAGCGGTTCTCGGCCGCGGGTGGCGACTGGGGAGGCCGTGTGACAACCGCTCCGGCAGTCCGGCATCCCGAACGGGTGGAGGCGATTCACACCTTCACGCCTTACGCCGACGTGCCGGCCGAAGACGGCGATCTCGGCGAGCGCGAGCGCATCAGCCTCCAGGAGACCCGTGACTTCTGGAATCGGGGCGGCAGTCACTCCCTGGAGCAGTCGACCAGGCCGCAGAGTGTCTCCTACGCCCTCAGCGACTCTCCGATCGGTCAACTGGCCTGGATCACCCAGAAGTTCCACGACTGGACCGATGACGGCGACCACCTGGAAGTAGTGCCCACCCGAGCGCAGCACCCCGGCACATCTGCCGACAGCTGGAGCAAGGCCGACCGCGGCGGTCACTTCCCCGTGCTCGAAGTGCCGGAACGCTATGTCGCCGCACTCGTCAGTGCCTGCACGGCAATACGGTCCGGC
Above is a window of Streptomyces sp. SAI-135 DNA encoding:
- a CDS encoding xanthine dehydrogenase family protein molybdopterin-binding subunit; translated protein: MTTTVEKAAARAVGTGHVRVEGRDKVTGAARYAGDIPFTELAYGWLVLSTVARGRIRDIASAPVLEMPGVLAVLDHRSAPRLKTDFVGMLGTRPDPTCAVFQGDTVPHLGWPVALVVAETPEQAREAAEALAVEYETLPHDIEFTGDHPESHPVDGHMPGVTDKGDLQAELAASAVVVDEEYTTPEEHHHPMEPHAATARWEDGRLEVVDSNQGTSWVVSELANLFSLDPASVRVRSEHVGGGFGSKGVRAHQVAAVMAATVLQRPVRVALTRPQMFALAGHRSPTVQRIRLGAHADGRLRALDHRSVSRTATVYEFVEASAGVARVMYDADAHHTENRVVRLDVPSPTFMRAPGEAPGSFALESALDELAEKCGIDPIELRLRNEPVQGPVSGLPFANRNLRACFEEGARRFGWAERDPRPGVRREGRWLLGTGTAAASFPAGAAPSTAAITAEPDGRFTVRIAAADIGTGARTALTLVAADALDVTPEQVSVLIGDSEFGFAMIAGGSMGTRSWSMAVIAAARDLRERLVPGMAIPPEGITVRSDTTAQIAALARMERHSYGAQFAEVAVDPATGEVRVRRMLGMFAAGRIVNPLTARSQFTGGMIWGISMALHEEAVRDPAFGGPVGADLAGYHVATHADVPRIEADWVDDTDPDDPVGIKGIGEVGIVGAAAAIANAVWHATGIRHRRLPIRPDRVLTAAGNDA
- a CDS encoding xanthine dehydrogenase family protein subunit M produces the protein MREFDYRRAPDVMGAVALLDNDPDARYLAGGTNLVDLMKSGVERPARLVDVRELPLDRIEPSPDGGLHVGATVSNSDLAAHPEVRSRYPMLAQAVLAGASGQLRNMATVGGNLLQRTRCAYFTDTTKPCNKRDPGSGCPALSGEHHNHAILGASGRCVAVHPSDMAVALTALDAVVHYETAHGQGEVRLEQLYLPVADTPHRETALPAGALITGISLPPVAVAAHSQYRKVRERASYAFAIGSVAAALDVGDGVVRDARLAFGAVASRPWRARTAERVLIGAPATAETFAASAEAELAAARPLPHNGYKVNLMHNLTVAVLSELTEAVAR
- a CDS encoding 2Fe-2S iron-sulfur cluster-binding protein, whose protein sequence is MTLQTTSVITLHINGEKHTLPVDHRTTLLDALRERLDLTGTKKGCDQGQCGACTVLVDGRRTVACLQLAVATEGREVTTIEGVADGDRLHPVQQAFLDLDGYQCGYCTPGQICSAIGMLAEHAAGWPSAASGDIRPAAGPTPLTAEEIRERMSGNLCRCSAYTSIVEAVARAAETADATKAGAPVEGGAAA
- a CDS encoding TetR/AcrR family transcriptional regulator, yielding MQDKGGTPLRSDAQRNRERILCVALSELTQSPDAPLSTIAKKAGVGQGTFYRNFPNRETLVLEIYRHGIQQVADSAAQLLLELPPQLALRTWMDRLAEFAMTKAGLADAIRLATSAPGSPSKPSPTPVAEAAELLLRANEEAGTIRPGVSADDFLLAIAGLWQMTPTEDWPPRAARLLDLVMDGLRTGAPGQSPE